In Papaver somniferum cultivar HN1 chromosome 1, ASM357369v1, whole genome shotgun sequence, a genomic segment contains:
- the LOC113291507 gene encoding transportin-1-like yields the protein MASVSQSSGGGATIMWQPQEEGLREICGLLEQQISPNSDKPLIWQQLQHFSQFPDFNNYLAFIIARAQGTSVEIRQAAGLLLKNNLRTAFKSMSPSFQQYIKSEMLHSLGASDRRIRSTVGTVVSVVIQQGGIIGWPELLQALVQCLDSNDLNHMEGAMDALSKICEDIPQELDSEIPGIAERPITVFLPRLYQFFQSPHGTLRKLALGSINQFIMLMPTALLLSMDQYLQGLFGLAQDPAADVRKLVCSALVQLVEVRPSFLEPHLVNVIEYMLRANKDTDEEVALEACEFWSAYSEAQLQSDSLRDFLPRLIPVLLSNMVYTEDDESLVDADEDESFPDRDQDLKPRFHASRFHGGDNEENDDDDIVNIWNLRKCSAAALDVLSNVYAEAILPTLMPLIQAKLATTDDVTWKEREAAVLALGAIAEGCFAGLYPHLSEVVQFLIPLLDDKFPLIRSITCWTLSRFSKFIVEGIEHQKGHEQFDKVLMGLLRRILDPNKRVQEAACSAFATLEEEAAEALVPRLEIILQHLLCAFGKYQKRNLRIVYDAIGTLADAVGGELNQPQYLNILMPPLIAKWEQLPNSDKDLFPLLECFTSIAQALGPGFYQFAEPVFKRCLNLIQTQLLAKVDPSSAGVQYDREFIVCSLDLLSGIAEGLGSGVENLVAHSNLRDLLLQCCTDDTLDIRQSALALLGDLARVCPVHLHPRLSEFLNIAAQQLSNPALQETVAVANNACWAIGELAVKVRQEVSPIVMTVMSCLVPILQHAEGINKSLIENCAITLGRLAWVSPDIVSPHMGHFMQSWCTALSMIRDDVEKEEAFRGLCAMVRANPSGALSSLVHMCIAIASWHEIRSEDLRNEVCQVLNGYKQMLQNGAWDQCMSSLEPPVKDRLAKYQV from the exons ATGGCTAGTGTTTCACAATCATCAGGAGGAGGAGCTACTATTATGTGGCAACCACAAGAAGAAGGTCTTAGAGAGATCTGTGGTTTACTTGAACAGCAAATATCTCCTAATTCTGATAAACCTCTTATTTGGCAACAACTTCAACATTTTTCTCAATTTCCTGATTTCAATAACTATCTTGCTTTCATTATTGCCCGTGCTCAG GGTACATCTGTGGAAATACGACAAGCAGCTGGTCTGCTCTTGAAGAATAATTTAAGAACCGCTTTCAAATCCATGTCTCCTTCATTTCAGCAGTACATAAAGTCAGAGATGCTTCATAGTCTGGGAGCATCAGATAGGCGCATTAGGTCTACAGTGGGGACAGTTGTAAGTGTTGTCATTCAGCAGGGGGGAATTATTGGCTGGCCGGAGCTTTTGCAAGCCCTTGTACAGTGCTTGGATAGTAATGACCTAAACCATATGGAGGGTGCTATGGATGCTTTATCCAAG ATTTGCGAAGATATACCGCAGGAGCTTGATTCAGAAATACCTGGAATAGCTGAACGCCCAATTACCGTCTTCCTTCCTAGATTATACCAG TTTTTCCAGTCTCCACATGGTACACTCAGGAAGCTTGCTTTGGGTTCTATTAATCAGTTCATTATGTTGATGCCAACG GCTTTACTTCTATCCATGGATCAATATCTCCAGGGTTTATTTGGTCTTGCTCAGGATCCTGCTGCAGACGTCCGAAAATTG GTTTGTTCAGCATTGGTTCAGCTAGTCGAAGTTCGTCCTTCTTTCTTGGAG CCTCATTTGGTAAATGTGATCGAGTACATGTTGCGAGCAAATAAGGACACTGATGAGGAGGTTGCTCTTGAAGCTTGTGAATTTTG GTCAGCATATTCTGAAGCTCAGCTACAGTCTGATAGCTTAAGAGATTTTTTGCCGCGTCTGATTCCG GTTTTGCTTTCAAACATGGTCTACACCGAGGATGATGAGTCACTTGTTGACGCTGAT GAGGACGAGTCATTTCCAGACAGAGACCAG GATCTGAAGCCACGTTTCCATGCATCACGATTTCATGGTGGAGATAACGAGGAAAATGAT GATGATGACATTGTTAACATTTGGAATTTGAGGAAATGCAGTGCAGCTGCTCTTGATGTCCTCTCAAATGTGTATGCTGAGGCAATTCTTCCAACACTGATGCCTTTGATTCAG GCAAAGCTAGCCACCACTGATGATGTGACCTGGAAGGAGAGAGAAGCTGCTGTGTTAGCTTTAGGTGCAATAGCAGAGGGTTGCTTTGCTGGTCTTTACCCTCATCTGTCAGAG GTTGTTCAATTTCTCATCCCTCTGCTAGACGATAAATTTCCTCTCATAAGGAGTATTACATGCTGGACACTCTCTCGATTTAGCAAATTTATTGTGGAG GGTATTGAACATCAAAAGGGTCATGAACAATTTGACAAAGTTCTTAtgggtcttttaagaagaatattaGACCCAAACAAACGGGTGCAGGAGGCCGCTTGTTCAGCTTTTGCGACACTTGAAGAG GAGGCTGCCGAAGCATTGGTGCCTCGCTTGGAAATCATTTTGCAGCACCTCCTTTGTGCATTCGGGAAATATCAG AAACGAAACCTCCGAATTGTCTATGATGCTATTGGCACTCTAGCCGATGCTGTTGGAGGGGAGCTAAATCAG CCCCAGTATCTTAATATTCTGATGCCTCCACTGATTGCTAAGTGGGAGCAACTTCCAAATTCAGACAAAGACCTTTTTCCATTGCTTGAGTGCTTTACATCTATAGCACAG GCATTGGGACCTGGATTTTATCAGTTTGCGGAACCTGTGTTTAAGAGATGCCTAAATCTTATTCAGACTCAACTATTGGCAAAG GTAGATCCTTCGTCAGCTGGAGTCCAATATGATAGAGAATTCATTGTTTGCTCTTTGGACTTGCTCTCGGGAATTGCAGAAGGTCTTGGTAGTGGGGTAGAGAATTTG GTTGCACATAGTAATTTGAGGGACCTACTTTTGCAATGTTGCACGGATGATACTCTAGACATTAGGCAAAGTGCCCTCGCACTTCTTGGAGACCTTGCTAGA GTATGCCCTGTTCATTTGCATCCCCGTCTATCCGAATTCCTCAACATTGCTGCCCAACAACTT AGTAATCCTGCACTTCAGGAGACTGTTGCAGTGGCAAATAATGCATGTTGGGCTATTGGGGAGTTAGCAGTTAAG GTCCGTCAAGAAGTTTCTCCTATTGTGATGACAGTTATGTCGTGCCTGGTGCCAATACTTCAACATGCAGAG GGAATTAACAAGTCATTGATTGAAAACTGTGCAATCACTCTAGGGAGGCTTGCCTGGGTGTCTCCAGATATTGTATCCCCACATATGGGGCATTTCATGCAATCCTGGTGTACCGCTTTATCAAT GATACGCGACGATGTTGAGAAAGAGGAAGCCTTCCGAGGTCTATGCGCTATG GTCAGAGCAAATCCATCAGGGGCTTTGAGTTCTCTTGTTCACATGTGCATAGCTATTGCAAGTTGGCAT GAAATAAGAAGTGAGGATCTGCGTAATGAAGTTTGTCAGGTGTTGAACGGGTACAAACAG ATGCTTCAGAATGGAGCATGGGATCAGTGCATGTCTAGTTTGGAACCTCCAGTGAAAGATAGGTTGGCAAAGTATCAAGTTTGA
- the LOC113291500 gene encoding dnaJ homolog subfamily C member 17-like — protein sequence MEIDHYVILGLPSGEEGAKLTDEKIGKAYRTKALELHPDKNRNDPNANTKFLKLKESYLILKDEKARKAFDDLLRVKRDQQQRQSQYDSKKRKMMADLDERERASFAPDRSRQERDNEERIARVFKEECDRIRAMHAKKAGARTGTPKANAEFGTPGTNGESAGNGASLDPSKALKVTWEGGVEDYSAQRLRELFGEFGDVEDIVIRSQKKKKKIGSAVVAMASADAAVAALKGVRGDLSNPLLVLPVLKTGQTEFSNVSPFKKFEEPVEPIMINLVGAGHQAKEDSILEKLRKKAAEMKKENSGNGSV from the exons ATGGAAATAGATCATTATGTGATTCTAGGGTTACcatcaggagaagaaggggcaaAATTAACTGATGAGAAAATTGGAAAAGCATATAGAACAAAAGCCCTAGAATTACATCCAGATAAAAACCGTAATGATCCTAATGCGAATACTAAATTTCTAAAACTCAAAGAATCATACTTAATCCTTAAAGATGAAAAAGCTCGTAAAGCTTTCGATGATTTATTACGTGTGAAACGTGATCAACAACAACGTCAATCACAATATGATTCAAAAAAACGTAAGATGATGGCTGATCTTGATGAGAGAGAGCGTGCTTCTTTTGCTCCTGATCGTTCTAGACAAGAGAGAGAcaatgaagagagaattgctaGGGTTTTTAAAGAAGAATGTGATAGAATTAGAGCAATGCACGCTAAGAAAGCAGGCGCAAGGACAGGGACGCCTAAGGCGAATGCTGAGTTTGGAACACCTGGTACGAATGGGGAGAGTGCGGGTAATGGGGCGAGTTTGGATCCAAGTAAAGCTTTGAAGGTTACTTGGGAGGGTGGAGTTGAAGATTATAGTGCTCAGAGGTTGAGAGAATTGTTTGGGGAGTTTGGAGATGTTGAAGACATTGTGATTCGatctcaaaagaagaagaaaaaaattgggtCTGCTGTTGTTGCCATGGCTTCTGCAGATGCTGCA GTTGCTGCCCTGAAAGGTGTTCGTGGTGATCTTTCAAATCCGTTGCTTGTTCTTCCTGTACTGAAAACGGGACAAACTGAGTTTTCGAATGTTTCTCCATTCAAGAAGTTTGAGGAACCTGTTGAGCCGATTATGATTAATCTCGTTGGTGCTGGACATCAGGCCAAAGAAGATTCCATTTTAGAAAAACTGCGGAAAAAG GCAGCAgaaatgaagaaagagaatagtGGAAATGGTTCAGTATGA